The following nucleotide sequence is from Carassius gibelio isolate Cgi1373 ecotype wild population from Czech Republic chromosome A24, carGib1.2-hapl.c, whole genome shotgun sequence.
TTAACAGTGGATGGTGGTTGGTCACGTTTTCAAGGCTATTGTCCTGCTTCTTTTTCGCTGGTACTTTTTGAGTGTTTGTCTGAAACTGACATCTAGTAGACATTTCATTATgtacagactcacacacacacctgttttacACACGTcactcaaacacaaacataaacacaggAAACCAGAATCACATGACTTAAAGGAAAGAGAAACTGAAGTGTAGTTGAGCTGTTCTGTGTTGTGTCTCTGTATTTAAGCAGTAAAATGGCAGAAGCCAGCTTTTCTCAGGATGAATTCATGTGtccagtgtgtctggatctcttgaaggatccagtgaccatccagtgtggacacagttactgtaagagttGTATTACAGACTACTGGGATCAGGAGGGTCAGATGACAATCTACAGCTGCCCTCAGTGCAGAGagaccttcagtccaagacctgctttaGCTAGAAACACTGTGCTGGCTGAACTGGTGAAGAAACTTAAGAAGAGGAAACGTCCTGCTGACTGTGACGCTGGAGCTGGAGATGTGCAGTGTGACGTCTGTGTTCGAAGAAAATACAAAGCTGTCAAGTCCTGTCTGATGTGTCTGAACTCTTACTGTCAGAATCACCTCGAACAACATGAGAGTTGGTTTAAAGGAAAGAGACACAATTTGACCGAagccactggacgactgcaggagatgatctgccagaaacatgagaAGCTTCTTGAGGTTTTCTGTCGCACAGATCAGAAATGTATTTGTGTGCTGTGTATGGATGACCATAAAAACCACAACACTGTATCAGCTGCAGCACAGAGGACAGAGAAACAGGTTTTTAACACTAGTGATCAAGTTAATACTCAGTGTAATACTCAGACTTCTGTATAGAGCCGGAGATTAATGATGCAGAAACACTTATGATGATTTAGATCCAGTAGTTTTCTGTGAGATTCACTATCATCTGTTTGTCCTGCAGAAGCAGCTGAAGAAGACGCAGAAGACGCtccagcagagaatccagcagagagagaaagatctccagcagctgagagagactgtggagtctcataaggtgagtctggagaagaagagaagtttgtctccgtctcagttcagactcactgaagctgaatcactgtgtgtcctaacagcgctctgcacagacagcagtggaggacagtgagaggatctttactgagctcatccgctccattgagagaagccgctctgagctgatacgactgatcagagatcaggaaaagactgcagtgagtcgagTTGAAGGACgactggagcgactggagcaggagatcaatgatctgaggaggagagacgctgagctggagcagctttcacacacacatcacatccagttcctgcaggtaacacagATCTAGAAGAACAGGATCAGAGCGGACTTGATCAGATCCTGCTGTGACAGAGACTCACAGAGAAACATTTCATGAGTCTCTTATTATATAATCATCAGTCAGACTCTCATCTGATCatcttcttttgaaaaaaaaaatgtttattctaaTCTCTGCCTTTCCTGAGCAAATCTACTCAACCCTACAATCAGGCTCCATTGATGTGCTTGAGCTGTTAGATGGACATTTATGTTTTTAACTGATGTTTTATCCAAACTATTTCCTAGAAGGTTTACTTATAGTGTAATTGGCAAATACTAGAATCTGCAGCTCTAATGTGAtataatgaatatgaatgaaagTGCTGGATTGAGGTGAGTTACTAAGGATCAGTCAAGTCAACAAGAGCCGCACAAATCTGATGTTCCTGAAGGTTATTGGGTGAAGTGTGGAGCTCATGAGTTTGATGTCTGTTTTCTGtagagtttccagtctctctcagCACCTCCTGAATCTACAGACGTAAATGACGATCTCTTCAGTTCTCTCGTCTCTTCTGATGCTCTGAGAGAATCTGTTcatcagctgagagacaaactggaggatttctgcaaagagcagctcaagaagatctcagacagaggtaaagtaaccttgcaagcacgatgtcagacactgtaatatgctctggtcccctccctgcttaccgtggtgatgagatgcatagcagattgtcatcactcaatggctggatgtctaagtggtgcccacagaataacataggtttcatagacaattggacgagcttttggggcagacctgacctgtttaaaagagatggtcttcatccctcctggggtggcgccactcttctgtctagaaatatggcaaatagtcttagtgtttatatttgactaactggggcccaggtcaggaagcagacagactggctaaaccgaccgtctgctagctgcctcccgtcacagaggtcagttaattctcagcacatagagactctttcacctagatatcacactatagagactgtgtctgttccccgaactagaaaatacaaaaaacgtccaaaccaagttaaggttaacaatttaattgaggttcaacaaataaaaaacaaatgcaatatggataaacaaatgataaagattggcttattgaatatcagatccatttctacgaaaacactttttgtaaataatatgataactgatcataatataaatgtgctctgtttgacagaaacttggctaaaacctgatgattacattattttaaatgagtccaccccccaagattattgttataaacacgagccgcgtctaaaaggcaaagggggaggagttgcttcaatttataataacgttttcaggatttctcagagggcaggcttcaagtataactcgtttgaagtaatggtgcttcatataacattatccagagaaaccaatgttaatgataaatcccctgttatgtttgtactggctactgtatataggccaccagggcaccatacagactttattaaagagtttggtgattttacatccgagttagttctggctgcagataaagtcttaatagttggtgattttaatatccatgtcgataatgaaaaagatgcattgggatcagcatttatagacattctgaactctattggtgttagacaacacgtttcaggacctactcattgtcgaaatcatactctagatttaatactgtcacatggaattgatgttgatagtgttgaaattatgcagccaagtgatgatatctcagatcattatttagttctgtgtaaacttcatatagccaaaattgtaaattctacttcttgttacaagtatcgaagaaccatcacttctaccacaaaagactgctttttaagttatcttcctgatgtatccgaattccttagcatatccaaaacctcagaacaacttgatgatgtaacagaaactatggactctctcttttctagcactttaaatacagttgctcctttacgcttaagaaaggttaaggaaaacagtttgacaccatggtataatgagcatactcgcaccctaaagagagcagcccgaaaaatggagcgcagctggaggaaaacaaaactagaggtatttcgtattgcttggcgggaaagtagcatatcctacagaaaagcattaaaaactgctagatctgattacttttcttctcttttagaagaaaacaaacataacc
It contains:
- the LOC127946333 gene encoding tripartite motif-containing protein 16, with the protein product MAEASFSQDEFMCPVCLDLLKDPVTIQCGHSYCKSCITDYWDQEGQMTIYSCPQCRETFSPRPALARNTVLAELVKKLKKRKRPADCDAGAGDVQCDVCVRRKYKAVKSCLMCLNSYCQNHLEQHESWFKGKRHNLTEATGRLQEMICQKHEKLLEVFCRTDQKCICVLCMDDHKNHNTVSAAAQRTEKQKQLKKTQKTLQQRIQQREKDLQQLRETVESHKRSAQTAVEDSERIFTELIRSIERSRSELIRLIRDQEKTAVSRVEGRLERLEQEINDLRRRDAELEQLSHTHHIQFLQSFQSLSAPPESTDVNDDLFSSLVSSDALRESVHQLRDKLEDFCKEQLKKISDRVTITNIVPKTRNDFLQYSRQFTLDLNTVNKRLRLSENNRVITVTNTVQPYPDHPDRFDVNQVLCRESVCERCYWELEWIGGVRISVSYKSISRKGTSNECLFGCNDQSWSLFCSHSSYSFIHNKTWTDLPVKSISRRIGVFVDHSAGTLSFYSVSDTMNLIHTVQTTFTQPLYPGFGVYKGSSVKVC